In Triticum aestivum cultivar Chinese Spring chromosome 5B, IWGSC CS RefSeq v2.1, whole genome shotgun sequence, the following proteins share a genomic window:
- the LOC123116706 gene encoding basic blue protein-like, whose protein sequence is MASTPILLLLLATAAMAGLRHAGATEYTVGDSDGWTIGPNYLPWSQKYNFTTGDTLAFNYVPRQHDVYRVTRDAFQTCEPTAGQTVRKWASGRDVVDLAATGDYYFICNITGHCLGGMKFSVAVGAPPPPPPSPPPPSAFPTTVPPPPSSGACGRHLALPDLARIAGLAAIGLWISLLS, encoded by the exons ATGGCTTCCACCCCCATCCTACTCCTTCTCCTTGCGACGGCGGCCATGGCAGGCCTACGCCACGCCGGCGCGACGGAGTACACCGTCGGCGACTCCGACGGGTGGACCATCGGCCCCAACTACCTGCCCTGGTCGCAGAAGTACAACTTCACCACCGGCGACACGCTCG CGTTCAACTACGTGCCGCGGCAGCACGACGTGTACCGGGTGACGCGCGACGCGTTCCAGACGTGCGAGCCGACGGCGGGGCAGACGGTGCGCAAGTGGGCGTCGGGCCGCGACGTCGTCGACCTCGCCGCGACGGGGGACTACTACTTCATCTGCAACATCACCGGCCACTGCCTCGGCGGCATGAAGTTCTCCGTCGCcgtgggcgcgccacctcctcctccgccgtcaCCGCCTCCCCCGTCGGCCTTCCCgactacagtgccgccgcctccaAGCTCCGGCGCGTGCGGACGGCACCTGGCGTTGCCAGACTTGGCGAGGATTGCCGGCCTCGCTGCGATCGGGCTGTGGATCAGCTTGCTGTCATGA